The nucleotide sequence CACGACCAAGCGCGTCCCATTGTTATTCGTGCAACTTAAGATTTCACGATTACACATAATGAGACCGTTCGAGCTCCACGTTCATTCGAATAAATATCTGACTATACACATAATGTATGACGTAATATTTTGAATAATGTAACACCTGCTGTGTTGGTGCCACATTTTATTTGTTCCCCGGTGCACACTGTGTTGTTCTCCATTTTACGTATTGTATCACTATCTATTTCATTGATAAGTATACACATATCCAACATCCTCATCGGTCTGAATTAGCAGGTACAGTTGCGTCTAGACATGCGTCTTGCCCAGGACAATTTGCTTTGGTGGATTTGGCCAAAAACtgtgaggaagaagaaaaaaaaatggacgaAGTTAATCTCATGTGTGAGGTCTAGTTCTAGCCATATAGTCTGGCAAGTAAATGTCTCTGGAGCATTCCAGTGTTGTTTGACTATTATCTCTGCGGTTTGTGTCACCCATCAGATCAGAGACACCCTCTGATAAGAAGTGACCTCGCACGACTTCCGACACCCTTGGAGACCTCCGACACCATTGTAATGGCTACTCCTGTTTTGCTTCACCTCCTGGCAATCTAATCTGACAGAGCTCTGCATACTCCATGTGCATTCCTATGGTGATGGGAGCAATGTCCTCTACTTCCTCCAATCGAGTCGTCCCCGGATGAATACGTGAACTTTATTTTGTTGCGATTCGAGATCAGAATGGCTGTCTCTCGGAAGGACAGGTAAGAGCTCGTTTTCAGTCACAGTAACAAGACTCTATTAtatcttttttaattttctgttagcgccgcgaagcaactgcggctgtgAGCTTCGCACAGTCGCGTACAGAGGATAGaggatggagaggggacagcagggaGGGCTGGGGAACAGaagagttagtatgcgtcctggacaaACTTCGGGGGGGACTGCGCCGACATTCCTCTAGAAAGaaaaaacctagggaaaacctccaCAGGCGgtgcagggattcgaacccacgttACCTCCTGGTCTCGGCGTGGAAGACGATAAGGGTGTCTTACAAGATGCTGCTTCCTGAAGCTGACAGACAACAAACCCACGAGGACAAGCGCGTTTAAGCAACTATGGCGGAAATTTGTGTTACTTTTCATCGTTGTTTGTAAAGTCCGTGCGTCAGGTCTTGTCCTGAAATGGCGTAAGGATAGCGCGGCAGGATATCGAGGCATAGGTAGCGTGCTATTGTTCCTCAGGTCATGACAGCATAGGCCAGGCCATAGGCCATTTTCTACCAGACCGGATGCTGTTTTGCGCTACCCATTTGAAAGGTTTCGCAACCTCGCGAAGATCGTCGGATcttggtcgaacgctgcccagaagatgcaaggccttcgtcttcttgcggagtactttcgctccaccggtctggtgacggatctctgaaagtgctccctCATCATCaacccctcatccgttcccaatttGCAATAGGGCGGTGTACCGCCTCAGGGGCGGTGAATCGCtgacctcatcatcatccaatgtatgtgcgTTTGTGTGTATTCGCAACAACGGCCAAATACAGCACATGTTTTCTTTcaacacaaatgacatttattTCCTGCACAACGATGAGTGACACACATTGAAGAAAACAGCAGCCCAAACTGGCAGCCCGCAGTAAGGTAGAACAGAGTACAGAGTTCGTGTAATGCTGTGTACACCAAAGAAGAGTGACGAAGGACTAGTAACTGTAGCGGGACATTCACAAGACAGGAGAGGTTGCTTTGGCTAACTACTAACGACTAGAAGCCCGTCCGAATCTGTAAGCGACTGGGGCTTGAGCGAAGCTAACTGGCACTGCATGGATAGCATGGGCTACTGGCTGAGCAGCAACAACGTGGACGGCCTGGGCGACCTGGTGGGAAACAACTGGGGCAGCGACTGGTGCTCCGACAGGGTTTGGCTGTGGGTTGGCGTTCAGTTGCACGTCGGCTGGGCTCTCCGCCTTGGTGCCTGGCTCGTTGGTGTCGACTGTTGCACGGAAGCCGTTCTCATCAGCCACGTAGTTGACATGACGGTAGGTTCCGTCAGCGCTCTGGTAGCCGTAGCTTCCTGTCTTCCTGTTACCTTCGTCGCCACTTTCGGACTGAAGCAGGCGGGTTCCAAACTCGTCGGTGCTGTCGAAGCTGAAACTATAAGGCTGAGGTGGCTGCAATGTGAGAGGACAAGGATATAAATAACTCTATCGTTTGGTAGTAGCAAATACGGGGGAAGAGTATAGCACAATATATTTGTGATATCACGGAGGTGCCGAGCGTTTCCATCATGTCTTCCTTCCATTTGTCTTTTACGGTTTCGTCTACAGTCTACTACCTTCTTTTGGACCCGTTTGTGTAATAGTTGAGTTCGAGTCTCACACTTAGCCTCAATTGCTGCGGCAGCGCTTCTCCCTCGAGCAGCGAGGGCGTGCTCAATGCACTGCCTTCAAGCACTGTTGAGATTGAGTCTCAACTTCAGTCATGTGGACCTTTGTCTACTGAGTGAAACCACCCATTCAACTCAATTTTCTAGCTACAACCCTATTTTAAAGGGTAAAGCAAACAATGCCTGTGCCTGTGAAAACGACAGAGCCTGTGAACTGTGGatgaaggcaacatttcctCGAGTTTTACAAGCAACGTACTGCCAATACGGCAGTTTCCATTGTATATACCATCGGGTCAATGTAATACATTTTTTTACTATATCTGGCACTTATTATAGAGGCCAAGTTTGGCTTTCTGCAAGCTCTCGACTCATCAGCTGAAGAAACATGGCCCGTAATCTGGTCGGCATTCTCACAAGCCCAATAAAGTACCAGTCGATTCGGAGCACGAAGATGTCGTGTGGTCCTCACAAAGTGACAACATCAATCGCTATGTATACCACTTCAAATACTGAAATAAGGGGCTGCACCGTACGTGGAATGGTGAATTAATATTATGGCTAATCGCGAAGTGAATCCCTGCTTTTGCGGGTTCTCATGTGAAAGTGATactccaaagccaaaaataaagttgttgttgttgatactTACATCCTCTGGAACCTGAGCCGCTGCGACAGCAATCAGAGTGACCAAGAGAACCTGAAAGGAAAGCTCAGCTCTCTCGTCTGGACCTTTCACAGAAAAAGACCAATCTTAACTTACCTTAGCGTACATGGTGTCGACGAAGTTGCGTGCCGGGCTGCTGTTTCTGCTCTTCTAGGAATCTGGGATGCGTTTGATAGCCCTACTGCCTCTCGCACCCGCTTATATACTGCCTCgactgaacgtcctcgatttTTCAAATAAGCGTATTCCTTTCTACGGTGATCTAAATTGCGCAATACTCTGTTATTGCGTGTAATCATACGCCTAGCGAGAGAGAGCTGCAAAAATAGTGCAGCTTAGGCAAATTGACATAATCCGGTGCATCTTCCCGCTCAGTAGTGACCTTCTGCGTGTGGTTTGCGACTCATTTAAAGTATGAGTGTGAATAATAAGGAGCGAAATTTGGAACGGTTTATCGAAAAGATGCGTATACAGGAACGAAAGTGGACAAGCTTGCGTTGTCACCTTGGCCAAACTTGTCTGGTGCGTTCTGTCCATACGACCTTCGTGTGGGTGAAGTCACTTTGTTTGCTCAGAAACCGCGTTGCGGAGCAGGTAATCGGTGACAATCCCGAAGATTGTTACGATTACAGGGAGAATTCACGGCATTTGTTTAGGTTAATGACCCCCTTGACATTCTGTCCCCCGATACCTTTGATATTTGTAGGAGAAACTGGATGGAAAGGACGTTTTCATAAGGATTAAAGGACAATAGTCTTATATGGTACAGTGGAGAAGTAACACGGTAGCTACCAACCTTCcggaaccgtactctccggatcccttaacgagctggactctcgcccctctctctcacaaaattgtttggtccctggacacatccagcccaccaacggtctgccctcaaagctctcttgacccCTCTGGATACCATATAGGAATgcaatccttattgtgaaggggctgcTTATTTAGTTCCCCGcctccccaccagcaatggggtagagcatcgcccctggcgatggaactccccattcatcatctcacaataaaggtgttgttgttcttgttgttaaCAGGGTGGCGAGATAGGCAACAGAAACGCCCTTAGCAACGGCCGCTGCGCGCCTCCTATATGACGCCGCGACGGGCACATGCAAATAATGCACGCGCACATGGGTGCACTTGAAAATATTTTATAGTGCTAATTGAACCTTTAAAAAAATACTGAGGATATGTATCAATCCA is from Ornithodoros turicata isolate Travis chromosome 8, ASM3712646v1, whole genome shotgun sequence and encodes:
- the LOC135366880 gene encoding cuticle protein 10.9-like is translated as MYAKVLLVTLIAVAAAQVPEDPPQPYSFSFDSTDEFGTRLLQSESGDEGNRKTGSYGYQSADGTYRHVNYVADENGFRATVDTNEPGTKAESPADVQLNANPQPNPVGAPVAAPVVSHQVAQAVHVVAAQPVAHAIHAVPVSFAQAPVAYRFGRASSR